Proteins found in one Hypericibacter terrae genomic segment:
- a CDS encoding calcium-binding protein yields the protein MATDSTTPISGGQDHSAVNSEAQGMSPAHPSAEGQQEASAQAQVSAQPNAAATSEGNAPQADAAQPGDVQLAEVKVVEVKEPAAGEHVDIQVAADEQLKFDFSIDKSQITQTADGVEIVTPDGGHVLLVGMTMDEFLLALGTGEIVTAAGGAQAGTGTANTGHFLTPFGLAGLLAALLDNGPIGPTALLYGLPEPLTNPFDKLDFHNCLFTNNNDCVDFDSVTGAVGSFYDPSCFYHALDGNDHVWLPSNQTEADQILYDPNHGFFGDSGNDSIFGGALNDIVSGGSGNDKLVGDTTCDSLFGSKGGNGGDTISFGGSNDTLVGDDGSDTIIGDHIIGTNGDDSIGGDDSLVGGNGSDLIVGDKLVGSGGDDTLHGNDTIAGGNDRDLLVGDKMFGGIGDDMFVGQDSILGGAGDDSVIGDKMVGGPGDDVFYAQDTIDGGDGNDIIVGDKIFGDQGGINQEIATYLDQCNCDDTILSFANVTLGEGSGDDTVYAGDNISGGNGNDFILGSVISGGNGQDQICDDDTIHGDNGKDVIIGSYISGDDGNDSISDNDKLYGDNGDDSILGGYIQGGDGNDTISDSDKIYGGSGNDSIHGGKVFGGSGNDVIVNFDTIYGNDGNDLIAGDSIFGGDGNDTINAGECISGGNGDDSLAGNFIRGDNGNDSIDNHDDISGNNGDDSIFGGAIYGGNGDDTIEAGDTIHGDNGDDTIEGDYINGGNGNDWIDTHDFISGGNGDDSIFGGKITGGEGDDTIYAGDCINGDNGDDTISGNAIYGGEGDDSIDSHDDINGGAGDDSIFGGKISGDDGNDTIHAGDNISGGSGNDTISGDAIYGGAGNDLICSDDHIEGNDGNDTISGGYISGGAGNDSIYAGDCISGGNGDDTIAGNNINGDNGNDYISSHDDISGDNGEDTIFGGKITGGSGNDTIHAGDHISGGSGNDTIAGDEIQGNNGNDLICSNDHIQGNDGNDTIEGGLIAGGDGNDSIYAGDCISGGNGDDTIAGNTILGGNGNDYISSHDDIAGDNGEDTIFGGKIAGGNGDDTIQAGDHISGGSGNDTIAGDSIEGNNGNDLICSDDHIEGNDGNDTIEGGFIAGGNGDDSIYAGDCISGGNGDDTIAGNTINGDNGNDYISSHDDIAGDNGEDTIFGGLITGGEGNDTVCAGDNISGGSGNDTIAGDSIEGNDGNDYISSHDHIQGNDGNDTIEGGFIAGGNGDDSIYAGDCISGGNGDDTLAGNSISGGNGNDSIDSHDDITGDNGEDTIFGGKITGGSGNDTISGGDCISGGDGNDTIAGDEIQGNDGNDLIYSYDHIEGDDGNDSISGGLITGNDGNDSIYTGDCISGGNGQDTIDGNEIQGDNGADSIVSHDQIYGNNGEDIILGGVISGGEDNDTIRAGDYISGGAGNDIISGDSIFGDNGDDKIFGQDTITGGDGNDSILGDSIFGGNGNDKLVGSDTIDGGNGNDTINGGMIAGGEGNDCITDNDSIVAGDGNDTVLGSSIEGGNGNDDITDNDTVYGGAGDDTIVGSSIEGGDGDDTINDNDYIVADGNDSILGDSIRGGNGNDYIVADDIVYAGDDEDVVRGSFIDAGDGNDYVVDQDTLFGGNGNDTLVGDSIAGGAGDDTIYANDAIDGGDGNDSIVGDGSIVGGEGGDVIHAGDNITGGNGDDTIWGDAPGPNDGLFGETVYAADLIHGNNGDDYIHGGAGNDTIYGDDGNDSIFGDNGNDSIDGGFGDDTIHGNEGNDTIDGGNGNDSIYGDNGDDSLFGNYGDDTIFGGNGSDKIGGGQDNDSLLGENGNDTINGDEGADTVRGGEDDDSLSGGDGNDSVYGDNGNDTLYGGAGDDTVLGGNGDDSIDGDANFVDGNDSLLGENGNDTIYGNVDQDTILGGNGNDSVDGGDGNDTILGNNGHDTLAGGNGDDTIHGDDGLAQNGNDQIFGDNGNDSLYGDNGDDTIHGGEDQDTILGGNGNDQLNGDNGQDSILGGDGSDTIDGGDGNDLIAGGVGSDLILGGNGNDTIEGDDSADTIDGGNGDDHITGDAGNDSIFGGDGNDNITGDAGDDKIEGGNGNDRLDGGNAGEDTLSYAHAGGAVSVDLGTGIATGAEGTDTVSNFEDLTGSNFDDTLNGDSLDNVILGGGGADLIHGNGGNDTIVGDGGADGNDTLYGDNGNDSILGDVDNDHIYGGDGNDTLDGGDGNDTINGGDGNDLAHGRAGNDYIFDGKFDNGNDTFSGDDGNDTLYGGDGNDSLDGGNDNDELHGDNGNDTLFGGEGNDTLFGGSDNDQLSGGNGTDSLSGDNGNDTLNGGGDNDTLFGGDGNDQLNGDNGNDSLDGGNGNDTIHGGDGNDTLTGAGSSHDQLFGDNGNDLLLFGDHGATYNGGNGVDTLFVGGGGGVNFSTFTQDVSHVERLDMTDGDSTDTLTLSANDILDFSSTSDSTESNAGGAIKLFITGNTSGSHDNVDIPLGTGDNQWHTTGASITPTDPGYGGATFDVYTDNAGHQIAIQQGLDVT from the coding sequence ATGGCGACCGACTCCACCACTCCGATTTCTGGCGGCCAGGATCATTCCGCGGTGAATTCCGAAGCGCAGGGCATGAGCCCGGCGCATCCGAGCGCGGAAGGCCAGCAGGAGGCGAGCGCACAGGCGCAGGTGTCGGCGCAGCCGAACGCGGCCGCGACGAGCGAGGGCAACGCGCCGCAGGCCGACGCGGCCCAACCGGGCGACGTGCAACTCGCCGAGGTGAAAGTCGTCGAGGTCAAGGAACCGGCGGCCGGCGAGCATGTCGACATCCAGGTCGCGGCCGACGAGCAGCTCAAATTCGACTTCAGCATCGACAAATCGCAGATCACCCAGACCGCGGACGGCGTCGAGATCGTCACCCCCGATGGCGGCCATGTGCTCCTGGTCGGCATGACCATGGACGAGTTCCTGCTGGCGCTGGGCACGGGAGAAATCGTGACCGCCGCGGGCGGCGCGCAAGCCGGCACCGGGACCGCCAACACCGGCCATTTCCTGACCCCCTTTGGCCTGGCGGGCCTGCTGGCCGCCCTCCTTGACAACGGCCCGATCGGCCCGACGGCGCTGCTCTACGGCCTGCCCGAACCCCTGACCAATCCTTTCGATAAGCTGGACTTCCACAACTGCCTGTTCACGAACAACAACGACTGCGTGGACTTCGATTCAGTCACCGGCGCGGTCGGCTCCTTCTACGATCCCAGCTGCTTCTATCACGCCCTCGACGGCAACGATCATGTCTGGCTGCCCTCGAACCAAACCGAAGCCGACCAGATCCTCTACGACCCCAATCACGGGTTCTTCGGCGATTCCGGCAATGACAGCATCTTCGGCGGCGCGCTGAACGACATCGTCTCGGGCGGTTCGGGCAACGACAAGCTGGTTGGCGACACCACCTGCGACAGCCTGTTCGGCTCGAAGGGCGGGAATGGCGGCGACACGATTTCCTTCGGCGGCAGCAACGACACGCTGGTCGGTGACGACGGCAGCGACACGATCATCGGCGACCACATCATCGGCACCAACGGCGATGACAGCATCGGCGGCGACGATTCCCTGGTCGGCGGCAATGGCAGCGACCTGATCGTCGGGGACAAGCTGGTGGGCTCGGGCGGCGACGACACGCTCCACGGCAACGACACGATCGCGGGCGGCAACGACCGCGACCTCCTCGTCGGCGACAAGATGTTCGGCGGCATCGGCGACGATATGTTCGTCGGCCAGGATTCAATTCTCGGCGGTGCCGGCGACGATTCCGTCATCGGCGACAAGATGGTCGGCGGCCCCGGCGACGACGTCTTCTATGCCCAGGACACGATCGACGGCGGCGACGGCAACGACATCATCGTCGGCGACAAGATCTTCGGCGACCAGGGCGGGATCAACCAGGAGATCGCGACCTATCTCGATCAGTGCAACTGCGACGACACCATTCTTTCCTTCGCCAATGTCACGCTCGGCGAAGGCAGCGGGGACGACACCGTCTATGCCGGCGACAATATTTCGGGCGGCAACGGCAACGACTTCATCCTCGGCAGCGTGATCTCCGGTGGCAACGGCCAGGACCAGATCTGCGACGACGACACGATCCATGGCGACAACGGCAAGGACGTGATCATCGGCAGCTATATCTCTGGCGATGATGGCAACGACAGCATCAGCGACAACGACAAGCTCTATGGCGACAACGGCGACGATTCGATCCTCGGCGGCTACATCCAAGGCGGGGACGGCAACGACACGATCTCCGACAGCGACAAGATCTATGGCGGCAGCGGCAACGATTCCATTCACGGCGGCAAGGTATTCGGCGGCTCCGGCAACGACGTGATCGTCAACTTCGACACGATCTATGGCAACGACGGCAACGATCTGATCGCCGGCGATTCCATCTTCGGCGGGGACGGCAACGACACGATCAATGCCGGCGAGTGCATCAGCGGCGGCAATGGCGACGACAGCCTGGCCGGGAACTTCATCCGCGGTGACAACGGCAACGACAGCATCGACAACCACGACGACATCAGTGGCAACAACGGCGACGATTCGATCTTCGGCGGCGCCATCTATGGCGGCAACGGCGACGACACGATCGAGGCCGGCGACACCATTCACGGCGACAACGGTGACGACACGATCGAGGGCGACTATATCAACGGCGGCAACGGCAACGACTGGATCGACACGCACGACTTCATCTCGGGCGGCAATGGCGACGATTCGATCTTCGGCGGCAAGATCACCGGTGGTGAAGGCGACGACACGATCTATGCCGGCGACTGCATCAACGGTGACAATGGCGACGATACCATTTCCGGCAACGCCATCTATGGCGGCGAGGGCGACGACAGCATCGACAGCCACGACGACATCAATGGCGGCGCCGGCGACGATTCCATCTTCGGCGGCAAGATCTCCGGCGATGACGGCAATGACACGATCCATGCCGGCGACAACATCTCGGGCGGCAGCGGCAACGACACGATCTCCGGCGACGCCATCTATGGCGGCGCCGGCAACGATCTGATCTGCAGCGACGACCATATCGAGGGCAACGACGGCAACGATACGATCTCGGGCGGCTACATCTCGGGCGGCGCCGGCAACGACAGCATTTATGCCGGCGACTGCATCTCGGGCGGCAATGGCGACGACACCATCGCCGGCAACAACATCAACGGCGACAACGGCAACGACTACATCTCCAGCCACGACGACATCTCCGGCGACAACGGCGAAGACACCATCTTCGGCGGCAAGATCACCGGCGGCAGCGGCAACGACACGATCCATGCCGGCGACCACATCTCGGGCGGCAGCGGCAACGACACGATCGCGGGCGACGAGATTCAGGGCAACAACGGCAACGACCTGATCTGCAGCAACGATCACATCCAGGGCAACGACGGCAACGACACCATCGAGGGCGGGCTCATCGCCGGCGGCGATGGCAACGACAGCATCTATGCCGGCGACTGCATCTCGGGCGGCAACGGCGACGACACCATCGCCGGCAACACCATCCTGGGCGGCAACGGCAACGACTACATCTCCAGCCATGACGACATCGCCGGCGACAACGGCGAAGACACGATCTTCGGCGGCAAGATCGCGGGCGGGAATGGCGACGACACGATCCAGGCCGGCGACCACATCTCGGGCGGCAGCGGCAACGACACGATCGCTGGCGACTCCATCGAGGGCAACAACGGCAACGACCTGATCTGCAGCGACGATCATATCGAGGGCAACGACGGCAACGACACCATCGAGGGCGGGTTCATCGCCGGCGGCAACGGCGACGACAGCATCTATGCCGGCGACTGCATCTCGGGCGGCAATGGCGACGACACCATCGCCGGCAACACGATCAATGGCGACAACGGCAACGACTACATCTCGAGCCACGACGACATCGCCGGCGACAACGGCGAAGACACGATCTTCGGCGGTCTGATCACCGGCGGCGAGGGCAACGACACCGTCTGCGCGGGCGACAACATCTCGGGCGGCAGCGGCAACGACACGATCGCCGGCGACTCCATCGAGGGCAACGACGGCAACGACTACATCTCGAGCCACGATCACATCCAGGGCAACGACGGCAACGACACCATCGAAGGCGGCTTCATCGCCGGCGGGAATGGCGACGACAGCATCTATGCCGGCGACTGCATCTCGGGCGGCAATGGCGATGACACCCTCGCCGGCAACTCGATCTCCGGGGGCAATGGCAACGACAGCATCGACAGCCACGACGACATCACGGGCGACAACGGCGAAGATACGATCTTCGGCGGCAAGATCACGGGCGGCAGCGGCAACGACACGATCAGCGGCGGCGACTGCATCTCGGGCGGCGACGGCAACGACACGATCGCGGGCGACGAGATCCAGGGCAATGACGGCAACGACCTGATCTACAGCTACGACCATATCGAGGGTGACGACGGCAACGACAGCATCTCCGGCGGCCTGATCACCGGCAACGACGGCAACGACAGCATCTATACCGGCGACTGCATCTCCGGCGGCAATGGCCAGGACACCATCGACGGCAACGAGATCCAGGGCGACAACGGTGCGGACAGCATCGTCAGCCACGATCAGATCTACGGGAACAACGGCGAAGACATCATCCTCGGCGGCGTGATCTCCGGCGGCGAGGACAACGACACGATCCGGGCCGGCGACTACATCTCCGGCGGCGCCGGCAACGACATCATCTCCGGGGATTCGATCTTCGGCGACAATGGCGACGACAAGATCTTCGGCCAGGACACCATCACTGGCGGCGACGGCAACGACTCGATCCTCGGCGACAGCATCTTCGGCGGGAACGGCAACGACAAGCTGGTCGGTTCCGATACGATCGACGGCGGCAACGGCAACGACACCATCAATGGCGGGATGATTGCCGGCGGTGAAGGTAACGACTGCATCACCGACAATGACTCGATCGTCGCAGGCGACGGCAACGACACCGTCCTCGGCAGCTCGATCGAGGGCGGCAACGGCAACGACGACATCACCGACAACGACACCGTCTATGGCGGCGCTGGCGACGACACAATCGTCGGCAGCTCGATCGAAGGCGGCGACGGCGACGACACGATCAACGACAACGACTACATCGTCGCCGACGGCAACGACAGCATCCTGGGCGATTCGATCCGCGGCGGGAATGGGAACGACTACATCGTGGCCGACGACATCGTCTATGCCGGGGACGACGAAGATGTCGTGCGCGGCAGCTTCATCGATGCGGGCGACGGCAACGACTATGTCGTCGACCAGGACACGCTCTTCGGCGGCAACGGGAACGACACGCTGGTGGGTGATTCGATCGCCGGTGGGGCCGGCGACGACACCATCTATGCCAATGACGCGATCGACGGCGGCGACGGCAATGACTCGATCGTCGGCGACGGCAGCATCGTCGGCGGCGAGGGTGGCGACGTCATCCATGCCGGCGACAACATCACCGGCGGCAACGGCGACGACACCATCTGGGGCGACGCGCCGGGCCCGAACGACGGTCTGTTCGGCGAGACCGTCTATGCGGCCGACCTGATCCACGGCAACAACGGCGACGACTACATCCATGGCGGGGCCGGCAACGACACCATCTATGGCGACGACGGTAACGACTCGATTTTCGGCGACAACGGCAACGACAGCATCGATGGCGGGTTCGGCGACGACACCATCCATGGCAACGAGGGCAACGACACCATCGACGGAGGGAACGGCAACGACTCCATCTATGGCGACAATGGCGACGACAGCCTCTTCGGCAACTATGGCGACGACACGATCTTCGGTGGCAACGGCAGCGACAAGATCGGCGGCGGCCAGGATAACGACTCCCTGCTGGGCGAGAACGGCAACGACACCATCAATGGCGACGAAGGTGCCGACACCGTCCGGGGCGGCGAGGACGATGACAGCCTGAGCGGCGGCGACGGCAACGACAGCGTCTATGGCGACAACGGCAACGACACGCTCTATGGCGGTGCCGGCGACGACACGGTGCTGGGCGGCAATGGCGACGACTCCATCGATGGCGACGCCAACTTCGTCGACGGCAACGACAGCCTGCTGGGCGAGAACGGCAACGACACCATCTACGGCAATGTCGATCAGGACACGATCCTGGGCGGCAACGGCAACGACTCGGTCGATGGCGGCGATGGCAACGACACCATCCTCGGCAACAACGGCCATGACACGCTGGCCGGCGGCAACGGCGACGACACCATCCATGGCGACGACGGCCTGGCTCAGAACGGCAACGACCAGATCTTCGGCGACAACGGCAACGACTCGCTCTATGGCGACAATGGCGATGACACCATCCATGGCGGCGAGGACCAGGACACCATCCTGGGCGGCAACGGCAACGACCAGCTCAATGGCGACAACGGTCAGGACTCGATCCTGGGCGGTGACGGTTCCGACACCATCGACGGCGGCGACGGCAACGACCTAATCGCCGGCGGCGTCGGCAGCGATCTCATCCTCGGCGGCAACGGCAACGACACCATCGAGGGCGACGACAGTGCCGACACGATCGATGGCGGCAACGGCGACGATCACATCACGGGCGATGCCGGCAACGACTCGATCTTCGGCGGCGACGGCAACGACAACATCACGGGCGATGCCGGCGACGACAAGATCGAGGGCGGCAACGGCAACGATCGTCTTGACGGCGGCAATGCCGGCGAAGACACGCTGAGCTACGCCCATGCGGGCGGCGCCGTGAGCGTCGATCTGGGCACCGGCATCGCGACCGGCGCCGAGGGCACCGATACCGTCAGCAACTTCGAGGATCTGACGGGCTCGAACTTCGACGACACGCTCAACGGCGACAGTCTGGATAACGTCATCCTCGGCGGTGGCGGTGCCGATCTCATCCACGGCAATGGCGGCAACGACACGATCGTCGGCGACGGCGGAGCCGACGGCAACGACACCCTCTACGGCGACAACGGCAATGACAGCATCCTGGGCGATGTCGACAACGACCATATCTATGGCGGCGACGGCAACGATACCCTCGATGGCGGCGACGGCAACGACACGATCAATGGCGGCGACGGCAACGACCTTGCCCATGGCCGCGCCGGTAACGACTACATCTTCGACGGCAAGTTCGACAACGGCAACGACACGTTCTCCGGCGACGACGGCAACGACACGCTCTACGGCGGCGACGGCAACGACAGCCTCGACGGCGGCAACGACAACGACGAGCTGCACGGCGACAACGGCAACGACACGCTGTTCGGTGGCGAGGGCAACGACACGCTCTTCGGCGGCAGCGACAACGACCAGCTCTCCGGCGGGAACGGCACCGACAGCCTGTCTGGCGACAATGGCAACGACACGTTGAACGGCGGCGGGGACAACGACACCCTGTTCGGCGGCGACGGCAACGATCAGCTGAACGGCGACAACGGCAACGACAGTCTCGACGGCGGCAACGGCAACGACACGATCCATGGCGGCGACGGCAACGATACGTTGACCGGGGCCGGCAGCTCGCACGACCAGCTGTTCGGCGACAACGGCAACGACCTGCTGCTGTTCGGCGATCACGGCGCCACCTATAACGGCGGCAACGGCGTCGACACCTTGTTCGTCGGAGGCGGTGGCGGGGTCAACTTCTCGACCTTCACCCAGGACGTGTCGCATGTGGAGCGGCTGGACATGACGGATGGCGACTCGACCGACACGCTGACGCTGAGCGCGAACGACATCCTCGACTTCTCGAGCACCAGCGACAGCACGGAGTCCAATGCGGGCGGGGCGATCAAGCTCTTCATCACCGGCAATACCTCGGGCTCGCACGACAACGTCGATATCCCGCTCGGCACCGGCGACAACCAGTGGCATACGACCGGCGCGAGCATCACGCCCACCGATCCGGGTTACGGTGGCGCCACCTTCGATGTCTACACGGACAATGCCGGCCACCAGATCGCGATCCAGCAGGGTCTCGATGTGACCTGA
- a CDS encoding calcium-binding protein, protein MSSIKNFGNGFGQNGDKGVNIEGTKWADFIPGSNGDDKLDGHGGNDTIDGGNGDDRIRGRDGDDSLLGGNGDDTIDGGNGDDTIYGSFGDDSILGGNGNDEIHAGLGRDTVRGGNGDDTVFGDTTADRLSGDNGNDRLVGYDGNDTLNGGRGDDTLHGDNGNDSIVGGFGDDSVVGGDGNDTILAGEGHNVVKGDAGNDLIFAGAGGDTILGGEGDDTIYGGNGPDTINGGNGDDQIHAGNGLDTISGGDGDDTIFGDSRSDSILGAEGNDRLLAWLGDDTVKGGNGDDTLYGDNGNDTLIAGNGDDSVLGGEGHDTIVGGDGNDLLRGNNGDDTIDGGNGNDTIDGGNGHDLLTGGSGADSILGGAGDDTIQAGPDDDTVHGGEGNDFITAVGGHDGLFGDNGNDQISGGDDDDEISGGNGNDLLSGNDGQDHILGGGEDDTLSGGSGDDTLDGGGGVNQLFGGDGNDHLVFNDLGDRYEGDSGIDSLVISGSVDFTPGGQNTGGIEVLDMRNGASDSVTLNAADVMDFGGSTGESWNGHTIDLVARGDAAGDSVDLRSTGGVHFTLQASGVALTDPAYGGVAFDVYSDGTHTVAVEQGVVVTDS, encoded by the coding sequence ATGTCCAGCATCAAGAATTTCGGAAACGGCTTCGGCCAGAATGGTGACAAAGGCGTCAACATCGAAGGCACGAAGTGGGCCGATTTCATCCCCGGTTCCAACGGCGACGACAAACTCGATGGCCATGGCGGCAACGACACGATCGACGGCGGGAACGGCGACGACCGCATCCGCGGCCGCGATGGCGATGACAGCCTTCTCGGCGGCAATGGCGACGATACGATCGACGGCGGCAACGGCGACGACACCATCTATGGCTCTTTCGGCGACGACTCCATTCTTGGCGGGAACGGCAACGACGAAATCCATGCCGGCCTCGGTCGGGACACGGTCCGAGGCGGAAATGGTGACGACACGGTCTTCGGCGACACCACGGCCGATCGCCTCTCGGGCGACAATGGCAACGACCGCCTGGTCGGGTACGACGGCAACGACACGCTGAATGGCGGCAGGGGTGACGACACGCTGCATGGCGACAACGGCAATGACTCCATCGTCGGCGGCTTCGGCGACGATTCCGTGGTCGGCGGCGACGGCAACGACACCATTCTCGCCGGCGAGGGACATAACGTCGTCAAGGGCGATGCCGGCAACGACCTGATCTTTGCCGGCGCGGGCGGCGACACAATCCTGGGCGGCGAGGGCGACGACACGATCTATGGCGGCAACGGGCCGGATACGATCAATGGCGGCAATGGCGACGACCAGATCCATGCCGGCAACGGGCTCGACACCATCAGCGGCGGCGATGGCGATGACACGATCTTCGGCGACAGCCGGTCCGACTCCATCCTCGGCGCCGAGGGCAATGACCGCCTGCTCGCCTGGCTCGGCGACGACACCGTAAAGGGCGGCAATGGCGACGACACGCTCTATGGCGACAACGGCAATGACACGCTGATCGCCGGTAATGGGGACGATTCGGTCCTGGGCGGCGAAGGGCACGACACCATCGTCGGCGGCGACGGCAACGATCTGCTGCGTGGCAACAATGGCGACGACACGATCGATGGCGGCAACGGCAACGACACGATCGACGGCGGCAACGGCCATGACCTCCTGACCGGCGGAAGCGGCGCGGATTCGATCCTGGGAGGCGCCGGCGACGACACCATCCAGGCGGGGCCGGACGACGACACGGTCCATGGCGGCGAGGGCAATGACTTCATCACCGCCGTCGGCGGTCATGACGGTCTCTTCGGCGACAATGGCAACGACCAGATCTCCGGCGGCGATGACGACGACGAGATCTCGGGTGGCAACGGCAACGACCTGCTCTCGGGCAATGACGGCCAGGACCATATCCTCGGCGGCGGAGAGGACGACACGCTGAGTGGCGGATCGGGCGACGACACGCTCGATGGCGGGGGCGGGGTCAACCAGCTCTTCGGCGGCGACGGCAACGATCACCTGGTCTTCAACGACCTCGGCGATCGCTACGAGGGCGACAGCGGCATCGACAGCCTGGTGATCTCAGGCAGTGTTGATTTCACGCCCGGCGGCCAGAACACCGGCGGCATCGAGGTTCTCGACATGCGCAACGGCGCGTCCGACAGCGTCACGCTGAACGCGGCCGATGTGATGGATTTCGGCGGCAGCACCGGCGAGAGCTGGAACGGCCACACGATCGATCTCGTGGCGCGAGGCGATGCCGCCGGCGACAGCGTCGATCTGCGGAGCACCGGCGGGGTCCATTTCACGCTGCAGGCCAGCGGCGTCGCGCTGACCGATCCCGCTTATGGCGGGGTCGCTTTTGATGTCTATAGCGACGGCACGCACACCGTCGCCGTCGAGCAGGGTGTGGTTGTCACCGACAGTTGA